One window from the genome of Haloprofundus halobius encodes:
- the paaD gene encoding 1,2-phenylacetyl-CoA epoxidase subunit PaaD yields MSTDERGEYDEFEGSEFGNSESESEACTYTDYTSGEAHDQYPKTGEGATGVERDVWDALYEVEDPEMPVSIVDLGLIYDVRVADDVAHVEMTLTYTGCPARDMILNDVRCAALAAGVADAEVTLRYSPPWNVEMVTEAGKNDLREFGLSV; encoded by the coding sequence GTGAGCACCGACGAGAGGGGCGAGTACGACGAGTTCGAGGGAAGTGAGTTCGGCAACTCGGAGTCCGAGTCGGAAGCGTGTACCTATACCGACTACACGTCCGGCGAGGCGCACGACCAGTACCCAAAAACCGGCGAGGGTGCTACCGGCGTCGAACGCGACGTGTGGGACGCGCTGTACGAGGTCGAAGACCCCGAGATGCCCGTCAGCATCGTCGACCTGGGGCTCATCTACGACGTCCGCGTCGCCGACGACGTCGCGCACGTCGAGATGACGCTCACCTACACCGGCTGCCCGGCGCGCGACATGATTCTCAACGACGTGCGCTGCGCCGCGCTCGCCGCGGGCGTCGCCGACGCCGAGGTGACGCTCCGATACTCGCCGCCGTGGAACGTCGAGATGGTGACCGAAGCAGGGAAAAATGACCTGCGGGAGTTCGGGTTGAGCGTCTGA
- a CDS encoding NOP5/NOP56 family protein: protein MTEDAWFVGVDPGDTEAAASRIREGSADAPADWPAAAVDSGFAADEDEYYDRLRVATIEAARSAAAEAERADDKQLMHAVRAMDDAERTANELAERLGEWAGSLFEDAGTGVDAARELAERDPQDPTEERIVSLAERVTDVADERDALREYVERRAPEVAPNMAEMAGPVLTARLVSLAGGLDSLAKKPSGTVQVLGAEDALFAHLAGRASSPKHGVIYVHEAVRGTRQQDRGSAARALAGKLAIAARIDHYGGDMRPEIHDELRERIETIRARAEEGGDVE, encoded by the coding sequence ATGACCGAAGACGCGTGGTTCGTCGGGGTCGACCCCGGCGACACCGAAGCGGCGGCGTCACGTATCCGCGAGGGAAGCGCCGACGCGCCCGCCGACTGGCCCGCTGCCGCCGTCGACAGCGGATTCGCCGCCGACGAGGACGAGTACTACGACAGGCTCCGAGTGGCGACCATCGAGGCCGCACGCAGCGCCGCCGCCGAGGCCGAACGCGCCGACGACAAGCAACTGATGCACGCCGTCCGCGCGATGGACGACGCCGAACGAACCGCGAACGAACTCGCCGAACGCCTCGGCGAGTGGGCCGGGAGCCTCTTCGAGGACGCGGGAACCGGCGTCGACGCCGCCCGCGAACTCGCCGAGCGCGACCCGCAGGACCCCACCGAGGAGCGTATCGTCTCGCTGGCCGAACGCGTGACAGACGTGGCCGACGAACGCGACGCGCTCCGCGAGTACGTCGAACGCCGTGCCCCGGAAGTCGCACCGAACATGGCCGAGATGGCCGGCCCCGTGCTCACCGCCCGTCTCGTCTCGCTCGCGGGCGGTCTCGACTCGCTGGCGAAGAAACCCAGCGGGACGGTGCAAGTGCTCGGCGCGGAGGACGCGCTGTTCGCCCACCTCGCGGGACGCGCGTCGTCGCCGAAACACGGCGTCATCTACGTCCACGAGGCGGTGCGGGGCACTCGGCAGCAGGACCGAGGGTCGGCCGCTCGCGCGCTCGCGGGCAAACTCGCTATCGCCGCGCGAATCGACCACTACGGCGGCGATATGCGGCCCGAGATTCACGACGAACTCCGCGAGCGAATCGAGACGATTCGCGCCCGCGCCGAGGAGGGAGGTGACGTCGAGTGA
- the paaB gene encoding 1,2-phenylacetyl-CoA epoxidase subunit PaaB — protein MIWEVFRQEKPGKYHQHCGNVHAPDRDMALMFAQIQHGRRMQTNSLWVVPRDEIGEVDADETKFGGTTDKAYRWAMTYNNVDASFAAEVEESEDEQREAAKKREEAQS, from the coding sequence ATGATCTGGGAAGTGTTCAGACAGGAGAAGCCGGGGAAGTACCACCAGCACTGCGGCAACGTCCACGCGCCGGACCGCGACATGGCGCTGATGTTCGCCCAGATTCAGCACGGCCGCCGCATGCAGACCAACAGCCTCTGGGTCGTCCCCCGCGACGAAATCGGCGAAGTCGACGCCGACGAGACCAAGTTCGGCGGCACCACGGACAAGGCGTACCGCTGGGCGATGACGTACAACAACGTCGACGCCAGTTTCGCCGCCGAGGTCGAGGAGAGCGAGGACGAGCAGCGCGAAGCGGCGAAGAAGCGCGAGGAGGCACAGTCGTGA
- a CDS encoding YihY/virulence factor BrkB family protein, whose amino-acid sequence MSTRRSPVAVGKQVLGEFSSKNVAFMAGSIAYNAFVSLIPLLLLVVLLVSILGSAELERRVSTLVASSLTPAAGDLVSNALDSASEGTGLSVVGVVVLLWGTLKIFRGLDTAFSEIYETEDTNELTDQLRDGLVVFVALLVGITAMVAASTAFAAFESLPWVGLLNPLLLVLGLAIAFLPLYYVFPDTDLSVREILPGVLTAAVGWALLQGVFQFYIAFSDKSEAYGVLGGVIVLVTWLYFGGLVLLLGAVVNAVVGGYATGSAGGVGRGAAQRAANREVLREDRLNRDQAARYLRRLREDIARRYEGMEPTRTDGTPGRLRMPETGTLEVAERAFDEGDERVHEVRLRWQTGKSNAHVGSEATEATDADSPDRSTSPVDD is encoded by the coding sequence ATGAGTACCCGACGCTCTCCCGTCGCGGTCGGGAAACAGGTTCTCGGGGAGTTCAGTTCGAAGAACGTCGCGTTCATGGCCGGGAGCATCGCGTACAACGCGTTCGTCTCGTTGATTCCGCTTCTGCTCTTAGTCGTACTCCTAGTGTCGATTCTCGGCTCTGCGGAACTCGAACGACGGGTTTCGACGCTCGTCGCGTCGTCGCTGACGCCCGCGGCGGGAGATCTCGTCTCAAATGCGCTCGACAGCGCGAGCGAGGGGACCGGCCTGTCGGTCGTCGGCGTCGTCGTCCTCCTGTGGGGGACGCTGAAGATATTCCGCGGGCTCGACACCGCCTTCTCCGAGATCTACGAGACCGAGGACACCAACGAACTCACCGACCAACTCCGCGACGGACTCGTCGTCTTCGTCGCGCTCCTCGTCGGCATCACGGCGATGGTCGCCGCCAGCACCGCCTTCGCCGCCTTCGAGTCGCTCCCGTGGGTCGGCCTGCTCAACCCACTCCTGTTGGTTCTCGGGCTAGCAATCGCCTTTCTGCCGCTGTACTACGTGTTTCCCGACACCGACCTCTCGGTTCGGGAAATCCTCCCCGGCGTGCTAACGGCGGCCGTCGGGTGGGCGTTGCTCCAGGGCGTGTTCCAGTTCTACATCGCCTTCTCGGACAAGTCGGAGGCGTACGGCGTGCTCGGCGGCGTCATCGTGCTCGTCACGTGGCTCTACTTCGGCGGTCTCGTCCTTCTGCTGGGGGCGGTCGTCAACGCCGTCGTCGGCGGCTACGCGACCGGTTCGGCGGGCGGCGTCGGGAGGGGTGCCGCACAGCGCGCCGCGAATCGGGAGGTACTCCGTGAAGACCGGCTGAACCGCGACCAGGCGGCGAGATATCTGCGGCGACTCCGCGAGGACATCGCCCGGCGGTACGAAGGAATGGAGCCGACGCGGACCGACGGAACGCCCGGCCGCCTCCGGATGCCGGAGACCGGGACGCTCGAAGTCGCCGAGCGGGCGTTCGACGAGGGCGACGAACGGGTCCACGAGGTACGACTCCGGTGGCAGACGGGGAAGTCGAACGCTCACGTCGGTTCCGAGGCGACGGAAGCCACCGACGCGGATTCGCCGGACCGGTCAACGTCGCCCGTCGACGACTGA
- a CDS encoding phosphopantetheine adenylyltransferase: protein MHVALGGTFDPVHDGHRALFERAFEIGDLTVGLTSDELAPQTRHEERYVRSFEDRKRDLVAELEPLAAEYDREFEVRELSEPTGIATEPGFDVLIVSPETERGGEKVNEIRKGRGLDPLDIEVVDHVAAADGERISSTRIVSGEIDRHGNLTPEREGRGRTPPE, encoded by the coding sequence ATGCACGTCGCGCTCGGTGGGACGTTCGACCCGGTCCACGACGGTCACCGCGCCCTGTTCGAGCGCGCGTTCGAAATCGGCGACCTCACGGTCGGACTGACCTCCGACGAACTCGCGCCGCAGACTCGCCACGAGGAGCGGTACGTCCGTTCCTTCGAGGACAGAAAGCGGGACCTGGTCGCCGAACTCGAACCGCTGGCGGCCGAGTACGACCGCGAGTTCGAGGTTCGCGAACTGTCGGAACCGACGGGTATCGCCACCGAACCCGGCTTCGACGTTCTCATCGTCTCCCCGGAGACCGAACGCGGCGGCGAGAAAGTCAACGAGATCCGCAAGGGGCGTGGCCTTGACCCCCTCGACATCGAAGTCGTCGACCACGTCGCCGCCGCTGACGGCGAGCGCATCTCCTCGACGCGCATCGTCTCGGGCGAAATCGACCGTCACGGTAACCTCACCCCCGAGCGCGAGGGTCGCGGCAGGACGCCGCCGGAGTAA
- a CDS encoding DUF7344 domain-containing protein, translated as MSDDTFGSDGGEYNWRSGCATQLLRDSRVTENLDTIFELLSIARLRYVLYYLYSMDDEVVEIEDVVHAVCAYEAAGTEPDESPSRDQVKLDVHHSKLPRLDAAGIIDYDSRQKELRFYRSPSLEEWLEHARYMELD; from the coding sequence ATGTCTGACGATACCTTCGGGTCAGATGGTGGAGAATATAACTGGAGAAGCGGGTGCGCGACCCAGTTGCTACGCGATTCGAGGGTCACCGAGAACCTTGATACTATTTTCGAACTCTTAAGTATTGCACGGCTCCGCTACGTCCTCTATTACCTCTATAGTATGGACGACGAGGTCGTCGAGATCGAAGATGTAGTTCACGCAGTATGTGCCTACGAGGCCGCTGGCACGGAACCAGACGAATCCCCATCACGGGACCAAGTCAAACTTGATGTACACCATTCGAAGCTACCCCGTCTTGACGCGGCCGGAATCATCGACTACGACTCCCGACAGAAGGAACTCCGCTTTTACCGCTCTCCATCTCTCGAAGAGTGGCTCGAACACGCTCGGTACATGGAATTAGACTAA
- a CDS encoding fibrillarin-like rRNA/tRNA 2'-O-methyltransferase, with translation MSSLPTGVERRSFDGRERLATRGETVYGEPTDGEWRLWDAGRSKLGAMLELDVETGLSGGDSVLYLGAASGTTVSHVADFSGPTYAVEFAPRPVRDLVGVTEDRDNLFPLLKDARKPETYAHVVELDLDVLVQDVATRGQADVAVRNRQFLADDGRLLMAVKARSEDVTSDPDAVFDGVVERLEDAYEVLETARLDQFHSDHLGVVARPR, from the coding sequence GTGAGCTCGCTCCCGACGGGCGTTGAACGTCGCTCGTTCGATGGCCGCGAGCGACTCGCCACGCGGGGCGAGACGGTGTACGGCGAACCGACCGATGGGGAGTGGCGGCTCTGGGACGCCGGGCGCTCGAAACTCGGCGCGATGCTCGAACTCGACGTGGAGACTGGGCTGTCGGGCGGTGACTCCGTTTTGTACCTCGGCGCGGCGTCGGGCACGACGGTCAGCCACGTCGCCGACTTCTCGGGACCGACGTACGCCGTCGAGTTCGCGCCTCGGCCCGTCCGCGATCTCGTCGGCGTCACCGAAGACCGAGATAACCTCTTTCCGCTGTTGAAGGACGCCCGGAAACCCGAGACGTACGCCCACGTCGTCGAATTGGACCTCGACGTACTCGTCCAGGATGTCGCGACGCGTGGACAGGCCGACGTCGCGGTCCGCAACCGGCAGTTCCTCGCCGACGACGGGCGATTGCTCATGGCCGTCAAGGCGCGTAGCGAGGACGTGACGAGCGACCCCGACGCGGTGTTCGACGGCGTCGTCGAGCGACTCGAAGATGCGTACGAGGTGCTGGAGACCGCACGCCTCGACCAGTTCCACAGCGACCACCTCGGCGTGGTGGCCCGGCCGCGCTAA
- the paaC gene encoding 1,2-phenylacetyl-CoA epoxidase subunit PaaC — MNQPRFAGPDDLGDRERAALEALLFRLADDEYVAAERYIEWQIFAPTLESDLALANVAQDEYGHARLWYDLLQDLGYSEQELIWERPPENWRHATLVELETEPGDWADTMVRTYLYDTAEQLRMEAIVDSSYAPLRDRVGKVLAEESYHREHAQNWLDRLADEGSEESRARVQTALDRLFPHALTLFAPGPDEDEILELGFRTETLGDLRTEWLEIVVPYLESLGLDVPEPDEVARPETTGRDGDHTDDWFDLYEEFTATYRRLDFEKPTTLRGEGA, encoded by the coding sequence GTGAACCAGCCCCGATTCGCCGGTCCCGACGACCTCGGCGACCGCGAGCGGGCGGCGCTCGAAGCGCTCCTCTTTCGGCTGGCCGACGACGAGTACGTCGCCGCCGAGCGCTACATCGAGTGGCAGATATTCGCACCGACGCTCGAATCCGACCTCGCGCTCGCCAACGTCGCCCAGGACGAGTACGGCCACGCCCGCCTCTGGTACGACCTGCTGCAGGACCTCGGCTACTCCGAGCAGGAACTCATCTGGGAGCGCCCGCCCGAAAACTGGCGACACGCGACGCTCGTCGAACTCGAGACGGAACCCGGCGACTGGGCGGACACGATGGTCCGGACGTACCTCTACGACACGGCCGAGCAATTGCGCATGGAGGCCATCGTCGACTCGTCGTACGCGCCGCTCCGTGACCGCGTGGGGAAGGTGCTCGCCGAGGAGTCGTACCACCGCGAGCACGCCCAGAACTGGCTGGACCGCCTCGCCGACGAGGGGAGCGAAGAGAGCCGCGCCCGCGTCCAGACCGCCCTCGACCGCCTGTTCCCCCACGCGCTGACGCTCTTCGCCCCCGGACCGGACGAAGACGAGATTCTCGAACTCGGCTTCCGGACCGAGACGCTGGGTGACCTCAGAACGGAGTGGCTCGAAATCGTCGTGCCGTACCTCGAATCACTCGGTCTCGACGTTCCCGAGCCGGACGAGGTCGCGCGCCCGGAGACGACCGGCCGCGACGGCGACCACACCGACGACTGGTTCGACCTCTACGAGGAGTTCACGGCGACGTACCGCCGACTCGACTTCGAGAAGCCGACCACGCTCAGAGGTGAGGGCGCGTGA
- the paaE gene encoding 1,2-phenylacetyl-CoA epoxidase subunit PaaE, producing the protein MRFDPSTRGDGPETGVECPYCESTNTVRDHPKGPGLCRSMHYCEDCDQPFEQFG; encoded by the coding sequence ATGCGCTTCGACCCGAGCACCCGCGGCGACGGGCCCGAAACGGGCGTCGAGTGTCCCTACTGCGAGTCGACGAATACGGTGCGCGACCACCCGAAGGGTCCCGGCCTCTGCCGGTCGATGCACTACTGCGAGGACTGCGACCAGCCGTTCGAGCAGTTCGGCTGA
- a CDS encoding glutamate--cysteine ligase has translation MEELGTREAFDRMGTLGIEEEFFIVDDAGRPTSGIDELVYGDDPPEPLGGRIDHELFQFTIETQTPLIERPGDAADALYEVREALVDHAEAHGFGVAAAGLHPTAEWRELDHAQKPRYRAQLDRIQYPQHRNTTAGLHVHVGVDDADKAVWVANELRWYLPLLLALSVNSPFWNGFDTGLASARAKIFEGLPNTGMPTRFADFESYARFERRMVETESINDRGELWYDVRPHTGHGTVEVRTPDTQRDPDVVLTFVEFVHALVVDLAERFEDGESGTDIRRELLDENKWRAMRHGHDASFVDRDAESVVDLEAAVGRACDRLGVSGLRSVLNDESGATRQRRVLRERDVDALCASLLL, from the coding sequence ATGGAGGAGTTGGGCACGCGCGAGGCGTTCGACCGGATGGGAACCCTCGGCATCGAAGAGGAGTTTTTCATCGTCGACGACGCCGGCCGTCCCACGTCGGGTATCGACGAGCTGGTGTACGGCGACGACCCGCCGGAACCGCTCGGCGGCCGCATCGACCACGAACTGTTTCAGTTCACCATCGAGACGCAGACGCCGCTCATCGAACGCCCCGGCGACGCCGCGGACGCGCTCTACGAGGTCCGCGAGGCGCTCGTCGACCACGCGGAGGCTCACGGCTTCGGTGTCGCCGCCGCTGGACTCCATCCGACGGCGGAGTGGCGCGAACTCGACCACGCGCAGAAACCGCGCTACCGTGCCCAACTCGACCGAATACAGTATCCGCAGCACCGAAACACGACGGCCGGACTCCACGTCCACGTCGGCGTCGACGACGCCGACAAAGCCGTCTGGGTCGCAAACGAACTCCGCTGGTATCTCCCGCTCTTGTTGGCGCTATCGGTGAACTCACCGTTCTGGAACGGTTTCGACACCGGCCTCGCCTCGGCGCGGGCGAAGATATTCGAGGGGCTCCCGAACACCGGGATGCCCACTCGCTTCGCGGATTTCGAGTCGTACGCGCGCTTCGAGCGCCGGATGGTCGAGACGGAGTCGATAAACGACCGGGGTGAACTCTGGTACGACGTCCGCCCCCACACCGGCCACGGCACCGTCGAAGTTCGGACGCCCGACACCCAGCGCGACCCCGACGTGGTGCTGACGTTCGTCGAGTTCGTCCACGCGCTGGTCGTCGACCTTGCGGAACGCTTCGAGGACGGCGAGTCAGGGACGGATATCCGCCGCGAACTCCTCGACGAGAACAAGTGGCGGGCGATGCGCCACGGCCACGACGCGTCGTTCGTCGACAGAGACGCCGAGTCGGTCGTCGACCTCGAAGCGGCCGTGGGCCGCGCCTGCGACAGACTCGGTGTTTCCGGACTGCGCTCGGTGCTGAACGACGAGAGCGGCGCGACACGGCAGCGACGCGTCCTTCGCGAGAGAGATGTGGACGCGCTCTGCGCGTCGCTCCTGCTCTGA
- the paaA gene encoding 1,2-phenylacetyl-CoA epoxidase subunit PaaA → MDLDTVKARAGPRQFSPKDDMPEEYRKAATRMIQFHANSEVMGGYLDKAFTRMAPSLDRKLACTAKTQDEIGHAQLLYRAAETLGVKTREEMLDELERGDGKFLNCFHYPVNSWYEAPMIDFFVDGGAMRRQATLKRTSWEPYAHAMDKVCFEEGFHVKHGEDILRELMRSSKANQERTQAVFDTWWPRILQFFGPMNSESTHNDFAQQVGLKTVSNSELRQAFLNAYIPKAEKYGLEIPDEPRIEYDEETGKYRVVEEDLDWDEFWTIAKNDYEGSYEQIGSRRQRHEAVSWVREAMDGWENNSAGTTPQAAD, encoded by the coding sequence ATGGACCTCGACACCGTCAAAGCACGGGCCGGACCTCGCCAGTTCAGCCCGAAAGACGACATGCCGGAGGAGTACCGAAAGGCGGCGACGCGGATGATCCAGTTCCACGCTAACTCCGAGGTGATGGGCGGCTACCTCGACAAGGCGTTCACCCGCATGGCGCCGAGTCTGGACCGGAAACTCGCGTGCACGGCGAAGACGCAGGACGAAATCGGCCACGCGCAACTGCTCTACCGCGCCGCCGAGACGCTCGGCGTGAAGACGCGCGAAGAGATGCTCGACGAACTCGAACGCGGCGACGGGAAGTTCCTCAACTGCTTTCACTACCCGGTGAACTCGTGGTACGAAGCGCCGATGATCGACTTCTTCGTCGACGGCGGCGCGATGCGCCGGCAGGCGACGCTGAAGCGCACCTCGTGGGAGCCGTACGCGCATGCGATGGACAAGGTCTGCTTCGAGGAGGGCTTTCACGTCAAACACGGCGAGGACATCCTTCGGGAGTTGATGCGTTCCTCGAAGGCAAACCAGGAGCGCACGCAGGCGGTGTTCGACACGTGGTGGCCGCGCATCCTGCAGTTCTTCGGGCCGATGAACAGCGAGAGTACGCACAACGACTTCGCCCAGCAGGTCGGGCTGAAGACGGTCTCGAACTCGGAACTCCGACAGGCCTTTTTGAACGCCTACATCCCGAAAGCAGAGAAGTACGGCCTCGAAATCCCCGACGAACCCAGAATCGAGTACGACGAGGAGACCGGCAAGTACCGGGTGGTCGAGGAGGACCTCGACTGGGACGAGTTCTGGACCATCGCGAAGAACGACTACGAGGGAAGCTACGAACAGATCGGCTCGCGTCGCCAGCGCCACGAAGCGGTGTCGTGGGTGCGCGAGGCGATGGACGGCTGGGAGAACAACTCGGCGGGTACGACCCCGCAGGCGGCCGATTAG
- a CDS encoding helix-turn-helix domain-containing protein, whose product MREECLVVEFRVTGDSCPLAAASRATGTTIECEPPQLRGDGNVLLRFGATTNDGLAATLDADERLRYLHRATAEGRDTYRCLSKHPCIVHELTDVGFVAETLTYRDGEERFTGAVVGYDVLQGVLAAAGEAVGVTLERVYPLGPQAESAAARWDVTPAQEAALRAALEMGYFSVPKAVTAGEVADELGISKSAFLERLRRGQAGLLGQVLGKS is encoded by the coding sequence ATGCGCGAGGAGTGTCTGGTGGTGGAGTTCCGCGTGACCGGCGACAGTTGCCCGCTGGCGGCGGCGTCGCGGGCGACGGGCACGACTATCGAGTGCGAACCGCCGCAATTGCGCGGCGACGGCAACGTCCTCCTGCGATTCGGCGCGACGACGAACGATGGACTCGCGGCGACGCTCGACGCCGACGAGCGACTGCGCTACCTCCACCGCGCGACGGCCGAAGGGAGAGACACGTACCGCTGCCTCTCGAAACACCCCTGTATCGTCCACGAACTGACCGACGTGGGGTTCGTCGCCGAGACGCTGACCTACCGCGACGGCGAGGAGCGCTTCACCGGGGCAGTCGTCGGCTACGACGTGCTACAGGGGGTGTTGGCTGCTGCCGGTGAAGCCGTCGGTGTGACGCTCGAACGAGTGTATCCGCTCGGTCCCCAGGCGGAGTCGGCCGCCGCACGGTGGGACGTGACGCCCGCACAGGAGGCGGCGCTCCGGGCGGCGTTGGAGATGGGTTACTTCTCGGTGCCGAAGGCGGTGACGGCGGGGGAAGTCGCGGATGAACTGGGAATCAGTAAGTCGGCGTTTCTCGAACGACTCCGGCGCGGACAGGCGGGGTTGCTCGGACAGGTGCTCGGGAAAAGTTAG
- the dacZ gene encoding diadenylate cyclase DacZ: MSMLADFLNDLMADVDGLFLFSPSSSFYERFENVETSLVVVAPTNAVDADQFVELPLEFENVRDRVRFGIEGAMDEGLVDSGDVVACTIGTFGDDSDTLLRVRADEKMHSGMYDLFTNSRADPSVIRDVFEVAIELGKKGQKGSPVGALFVVGDAGKVMNKSRPLSYNPFEKSHVHVGDPIVNVMLKEFSRLDGAFVISDSGKIVSAYRYLEPGAEGVDIPKGLGARHMAGGAITRDTNATAIVLSESDGLVRAFKGGRLILELDPEDY, encoded by the coding sequence ATGTCAATGCTGGCTGACTTCTTGAACGACCTCATGGCCGACGTCGACGGCCTGTTTCTGTTCTCCCCGAGCAGTTCGTTCTACGAACGATTCGAGAACGTCGAGACGAGCCTCGTCGTCGTCGCGCCGACGAACGCCGTCGACGCCGACCAGTTCGTCGAACTGCCGCTGGAGTTCGAGAACGTCCGCGACCGGGTTCGATTCGGCATCGAGGGGGCGATGGACGAGGGTCTCGTCGATAGTGGCGACGTCGTCGCCTGCACCATCGGGACGTTCGGCGACGACAGCGATACGCTGCTTCGAGTCCGCGCCGACGAGAAGATGCACTCGGGGATGTACGACCTGTTCACGAACTCACGCGCGGACCCGAGTGTCATCCGTGACGTGTTCGAGGTGGCCATCGAACTCGGCAAGAAGGGCCAGAAAGGTAGCCCCGTCGGCGCGCTGTTCGTCGTCGGCGACGCGGGCAAGGTGATGAACAAGTCGCGTCCGCTGAGCTACAACCCGTTCGAGAAGAGCCACGTCCACGTCGGCGACCCCATCGTCAACGTGATGCTCAAGGAGTTCTCCCGACTCGACGGCGCGTTCGTCATCTCCGACTCGGGGAAAATCGTCTCCGCGTATCGCTATCTCGAACCCGGCGCGGAGGGCGTCGACATCCCGAAGGGACTCGGTGCGCGCCACATGGCCGGTGGCGCGATAACCCGCGACACGAACGCGACGGCCATCGTGCTCTCGGAGTCTGACGGCCTCGTCCGGGCGTTCAAGGGCGGGCGGTTGATACTCGAACTCGACCCGGAGGATTACTGA
- a CDS encoding transcription initiation factor IIB family protein, giving the protein MYRARDRVDNEEWLTQLERAADSLDLGSESRSNATDLFLTHVPNEDRSKPATAAASLYAGALIAGEERSQTAVADAMDVTRLSIQKRWKDILEDAGFRPPSW; this is encoded by the coding sequence ATGTACCGCGCACGGGACCGCGTCGACAACGAGGAGTGGCTGACCCAGCTCGAGCGGGCCGCCGACAGCCTCGACCTCGGCTCGGAGTCGCGGTCGAACGCGACCGACCTGTTTCTCACTCACGTCCCGAACGAAGATCGCTCGAAACCCGCGACCGCAGCCGCCAGTCTCTACGCCGGGGCACTCATCGCCGGCGAGGAGCGCTCCCAGACCGCCGTCGCCGACGCGATGGACGTGACTCGACTCTCGATACAGAAACGCTGGAAAGATATCCTCGAAGACGCCGGCTTCCGCCCGCCATCGTGGTAG
- a CDS encoding helix-turn-helix domain-containing protein encodes MSAEETPEDTRNDERTAEEDEQPTRARLGEDADRAATEFDQSVVDLLVWMLDTETRARIYVHLRQYPDSTSDEVAEGTGLYPSTVREALAELHGEDRVTRQKRESAGAGNNPYEYEAIPPSELVRSVAGEVQSELNTVFNLDNRLRGEADVDADGAESTPVTITVDGESADASPES; translated from the coding sequence ATGTCTGCCGAGGAAACCCCCGAAGACACACGCAACGACGAGCGAACGGCTGAGGAGGACGAACAGCCGACTCGGGCGCGACTCGGCGAAGACGCAGACCGTGCAGCCACCGAGTTCGACCAGAGTGTCGTCGACCTGCTGGTGTGGATGCTCGACACCGAGACGCGGGCGCGAATCTACGTGCATCTCCGCCAGTATCCCGACAGTACGAGCGACGAGGTCGCCGAGGGAACCGGACTGTATCCGAGCACCGTCCGCGAGGCGTTGGCGGAACTCCACGGTGAGGACCGAGTGACGCGCCAGAAGCGGGAGAGCGCCGGTGCGGGAAACAACCCGTACGAGTACGAGGCGATTCCGCCGAGCGAACTGGTTCGCAGCGTCGCCGGAGAGGTGCAGTCGGAGTTGAACACGGTGTTCAATCTCGACAACCGACTCCGAGGCGAGGCGGACGTCGACGCCGACGGTGCCGAGTCGACCCCGGTGACCATCACCGTCGACGGCGAATCGGCCGACGCCAGCCCCGAATCGTAG